A region from the Muribaculum gordoncarteri genome encodes:
- a CDS encoding catalase encodes MDKKRLTAENGRPIADNQNVQTAGRPGPMTIQDPWYLEKIAHFDREVIPERRMHAKGSGAFGTFTVTNDITEFTRASIFSEVGKKTPCLVRFSTVAGERGAADAERDIRGFAMKFYTDQGNWDLVGNNTPVFFLRDPLKFPDLNHAIKRDPRTGMRNPTANWDFWTLLPEALHQITISMSPRGIPASFRNMHGFGSHTYSFINKDNKRTWVKFHFITLQGIKNLTDKEAEAIIAKDRESHQRDLFEAIERGDFPRWMLQVQLMTEDEAKKYHINPFDLTKVWYHKDFPLRDVGILELNRNPENFFAEIEQAAFNPANIVDGIGFSPDKMLQGRLFSYGDAQRYRLGVNHNLIPVNRPRCPFHSFHRDGKMRTDDNYGATLSYEPNSFGEWQDTPSRKEPPMDLHGEVYNYDEREYDEDYYTQPGKLWRLMSAEDKQATCRNTATQMEGIPLFIKQRHVRACHNADPEYGRMLSEALGIDLSEALVAEDPAHPSWDKRNKVM; translated from the coding sequence ATGGATAAGAAAAGACTTACCGCTGAAAACGGGCGCCCAATCGCCGACAACCAGAATGTTCAAACTGCCGGCCGCCCAGGACCTATGACAATTCAAGATCCGTGGTATCTTGAAAAAATTGCTCATTTTGACCGTGAGGTAATCCCTGAAAGGCGAATGCACGCCAAAGGGTCAGGAGCTTTCGGCACATTTACGGTAACCAATGACATCACCGAATTTACCCGAGCTTCAATATTTTCAGAAGTCGGTAAAAAGACTCCATGTTTGGTGAGATTTTCCACCGTAGCAGGGGAGCGTGGTGCAGCCGATGCCGAGCGCGACATACGCGGTTTTGCAATGAAGTTTTACACCGACCAAGGCAATTGGGATCTTGTGGGCAATAACACTCCTGTGTTTTTCCTGCGTGACCCGTTGAAATTTCCCGACCTTAACCATGCCATAAAGCGAGATCCCCGTACCGGCATGCGCAATCCCACTGCAAATTGGGATTTCTGGACATTGCTTCCTGAAGCATTGCACCAAATCACCATTTCAATGTCGCCTCGAGGCATTCCTGCATCTTTCCGCAATATGCACGGATTTGGAAGTCACACTTACAGCTTCATCAATAAGGACAATAAGCGCACATGGGTGAAATTTCATTTTATCACGCTTCAGGGTATAAAGAATCTTACTGATAAGGAAGCCGAGGCCATAATAGCCAAAGACCGCGAATCGCATCAGCGCGATTTGTTTGAGGCAATAGAGCGTGGCGATTTTCCTCGCTGGATGCTTCAGGTTCAGTTGATGACCGAGGATGAGGCAAAGAAGTATCACATTAATCCGTTTGACTTGACAAAGGTGTGGTATCATAAGGATTTCCCGTTACGTGATGTGGGAATTCTTGAACTTAACCGCAATCCCGAGAATTTCTTTGCTGAAATAGAGCAAGCGGCGTTCAATCCAGCCAATATTGTAGATGGAATAGGATTTTCACCCGATAAGATGCTTCAAGGGCGTCTGTTCTCCTACGGCGATGCGCAACGCTATCGACTTGGGGTCAATCACAACCTTATCCCCGTAAATCGTCCGAGATGTCCGTTCCATTCATTCCATCGTGACGGAAAAATGCGCACCGACGACAATTACGGAGCCACATTATCCTACGAGCCAAACAGCTTCGGCGAATGGCAGGATACTCCGTCAAGGAAAGAGCCGCCCATGGATTTGCATGGCGAGGTCTATAACTATGATGAGCGGGAGTATGACGAGGATTACTATACCCAGCCCGGCAAATTGTGGCGGTTGATGAGTGCCGAGGACAAGCAAGCTACTTGTCGAAACACGGCTACTCAGATGGAGGGAATACCTCTATTTATAAAGCAGCGTCATGTGCGTGCTTGCCATAATGCCGATCCCGAATATGGCCGAATGCTTTCCGAAGCATTGGGTATTGACCTTTCGGAGGCTCTTGTGGCCGAGGACCCCGCTCATCCGTCATGGGATAAGCGCAATAAGGTTATGTGA
- a CDS encoding type IV toxin-antitoxin system AbiEi family antitoxin domain-containing protein, whose protein sequence is MARGFYCIIPPQYALQGLVPPSYYVDQLMSYIGKLYYVGLLSAAAFWGAAHQRPQQFSIMTTYPRYSRSSDRNNMLIWFYRTEIPEKFLLTKNTETSCVKYSNAELTAIDLVQFEQHIGGLSRAATVLSELLENMNFRGAHDTLFNFTTVATVQRLGYIVDEILEERGQADIIYNELKLYSNHFRYCWLSTKHDKKKSAISEKWKLYINTEIEPDEI, encoded by the coding sequence GTGGCACGAGGATTTTACTGCATTATTCCTCCTCAGTATGCGCTGCAGGGTCTTGTTCCACCGTCATATTATGTAGATCAACTCATGTCGTATATCGGGAAGCTCTATTATGTAGGGCTCCTTAGTGCGGCGGCTTTTTGGGGCGCAGCTCATCAGCGTCCGCAACAGTTTTCTATTATGACAACTTATCCTCGTTATTCACGGTCGAGCGATAGAAATAATATGTTGATATGGTTTTACCGTACAGAAATACCCGAAAAGTTCCTTCTTACTAAAAATACGGAAACCTCTTGTGTTAAATATTCCAACGCTGAGCTGACGGCTATTGACCTCGTTCAGTTTGAGCAACATATAGGAGGATTGTCGCGAGCTGCTACCGTATTGTCAGAACTATTGGAAAATATGAATTTCCGAGGAGCACATGATACACTGTTTAATTTTACAACGGTAGCTACTGTCCAAAGGCTCGGCTACATTGTGGATGAAATTCTTGAAGAGAGGGGGCAGGCGGACATAATATATAATGAATTGAAATTATATAGCAATCATTTCAGATATTGTTGGCTGAGCACGAAGCACGATAAAAAAAAATCTGCAATAAGTGAAAAATGGAAATTATATATTAATACAGAAATTGAGCCGGACGAAATATGA
- a CDS encoding nucleotidyl transferase AbiEii/AbiGii toxin family protein, whose product MVEQDLIISRALVDIFSDEFLASQLAFRGGTALHKLYLSPQPRYSEDIDLVQINPGPIKTIMFRLGEVLDWLPDRVTKQKRYNNTMLFRLESEIPPVVPIRLKIEINCFEHFNELGLVKIPFSVSNSWYTGDCEITTYRLNELLGTKLRALYQRRKGRDLFDLATALAHSDVNAEEILRCYYRYMDFSVSQPPTKRQFVINMEDKMQDPEFLGDTTMLLRPGIIFNPAYAYTQVFDTLIDKIKK is encoded by the coding sequence ATGGTCGAGCAAGATTTAATAATATCACGTGCTTTGGTCGATATTTTCAGTGATGAGTTTCTCGCTTCGCAACTCGCGTTTCGCGGAGGGACGGCACTTCATAAACTTTATCTTTCTCCTCAGCCGAGATATAGCGAGGATATTGATCTTGTGCAAATAAATCCAGGCCCTATAAAAACAATTATGTTTCGTCTTGGGGAGGTTCTCGATTGGTTGCCCGATAGAGTGACGAAGCAAAAGCGATACAACAATACTATGCTTTTCAGATTGGAATCAGAGATTCCTCCGGTAGTGCCTATCCGCTTAAAAATAGAAATCAACTGTTTTGAGCATTTCAACGAATTGGGCCTTGTGAAGATTCCTTTTAGCGTAAGCAATTCATGGTATACAGGGGATTGCGAGATTACTACTTATAGACTTAACGAACTTCTCGGCACGAAGTTACGTGCACTATATCAACGACGCAAGGGACGCGACTTGTTTGATCTTGCAACAGCATTGGCTCATTCGGATGTCAATGCAGAGGAAATTTTGAGATGCTATTACCGATATATGGATTTCAGCGTTTCCCAACCACCTACCAAAAGACAGTTTGTTATCAATATGGAGGATAAAATGCAGGATCCGGAATTTCTTGGCGACACAACCATGCTTTTGCGACCTGGCATCATCTTCAATCCGGCATATGCATATACCCAAGTATTTGACACATTAATTGATAAAATCAAAAAGTAA
- a CDS encoding DUF418 domain-containing protein, which translates to MQPTLQHHARVDVADVLRGLAVMGIILLHSIEHFNFYSFPDTAGQGALLDFTDRAIWDGLFFLLGGKAYAIFALLFGFSFFIQDDNQRMRGNDFRRRFCWRLLLLFIIGNFNACFFTGEILVMYSLIGIVLVLTCRLSTKWVLAIAAVCMLQPVAIYNVIRASLDSSYITPTVPSSHLWGAAFAMQSGGTFLGTVAVNIWEGQLASLAWAWDHGRIFQTASLFMLGMVIGRNGLFLKEHLPMWGRVLAISLIAFFPLHGLDQMLPDFIDNKNILSPLLIIISSLANLSFMLVLVSGILFAFYRTNMHDLLMKITPYGKMSMTNYVTQSIIGSMIYYNWGFGMHAHLGITASFLLGIVLFVLQYMFCRWWISSHSHGPMEYMWKRATWIDKSLRPTVKTL; encoded by the coding sequence ATGCAACCAACATTACAACATCATGCAAGAGTGGATGTAGCCGATGTCCTGAGGGGGCTTGCGGTTATGGGAATAATCTTACTTCACTCGATTGAACACTTCAATTTCTATTCATTTCCCGATACGGCGGGGCAGGGCGCATTGCTCGATTTCACCGACCGTGCGATATGGGACGGTCTTTTCTTCCTGCTTGGAGGTAAGGCTTATGCAATATTCGCATTGCTTTTCGGCTTCAGTTTCTTTATTCAGGACGATAATCAGCGAATGCGAGGAAATGATTTCCGTCGTAGATTCTGCTGGCGATTGTTGCTGCTGTTTATCATCGGTAATTTCAATGCGTGTTTCTTTACCGGCGAGATACTTGTAATGTACTCGTTGATAGGCATAGTGCTTGTGCTTACATGTCGCTTGTCGACAAAGTGGGTTCTTGCCATAGCGGCAGTGTGCATGTTGCAGCCGGTTGCAATATATAATGTGATAAGAGCATCGCTCGACAGTTCCTACATTACTCCCACCGTTCCGTCGTCGCATCTTTGGGGCGCAGCATTCGCCATGCAGTCGGGTGGAACGTTTCTTGGCACTGTTGCCGTGAATATATGGGAAGGACAGCTCGCCAGTCTTGCCTGGGCATGGGATCATGGTCGCATCTTCCAGACTGCGTCACTGTTTATGCTCGGAATGGTGATTGGCCGAAACGGACTTTTCCTGAAGGAACATCTGCCTATGTGGGGAAGGGTACTTGCTATTTCATTGATAGCCTTCTTCCCGCTTCACGGATTGGACCAGATGTTGCCCGATTTTATAGACAATAAAAACATATTGTCGCCGCTGTTGATTATAATCAGTTCGCTTGCCAACCTGTCGTTCATGCTCGTACTCGTTTCGGGTATATTGTTTGCCTTCTATCGCACTAACATGCACGACCTGCTGATGAAGATAACACCCTATGGTAAGATGAGTATGACCAACTACGTTACTCAGAGCATAATAGGTTCAATGATATATTACAATTGGGGATTCGGAATGCACGCCCATCTTGGCATCACAGCAAGCTTCCTGTTGGGTATAGTGCTGTTTGTGCTTCAATACATGTTCTGTCGCTGGTGGATATCATCACACAGCCACGGACCGATGGAGTACATGTGGAAGCGTGCGACATGGATTGACAAGTCGCTTCGACCGACAGTGAAAACGTTATAA
- the coaE gene encoding dephospho-CoA kinase (Dephospho-CoA kinase (CoaE) performs the final step in coenzyme A biosynthesis.), protein MSSTRLIAITGGIGSGKSVISDILRAMGHKVYDCDTRAKALMDTDESIKDDLINLISIDAVRSDRTIDRKLLSEIVFNDPDALSRLNSIVHKAVRADLRRWRDTSSDKTVWVETAILYASRLDREVDEVWEVTAPTELRVQRVMKRNSMSREQVLARISSQSTTAAQLHPLTKTIVNDGVEPVLPQILSLL, encoded by the coding sequence ATGTCTTCGACAAGGCTTATAGCGATAACCGGCGGCATCGGTAGCGGAAAAAGCGTAATATCCGACATCCTGCGGGCAATGGGACACAAGGTCTACGACTGCGACACACGCGCCAAAGCGTTGATGGACACCGATGAATCGATAAAGGACGACCTGATCAATCTCATTTCAATCGACGCCGTAAGAAGCGACCGCACAATCGACCGCAAACTGTTGTCGGAAATCGTGTTCAACGATCCCGATGCCTTGTCACGCTTAAACTCCATCGTCCACAAGGCGGTAAGAGCCGACCTTCGGCGTTGGCGCGATACATCGTCCGACAAAACCGTGTGGGTGGAAACCGCCATCCTTTATGCAAGCCGACTCGACCGCGAGGTCGATGAAGTGTGGGAAGTTACCGCTCCCACCGAATTGCGCGTGCAACGCGTAATGAAACGCAACTCAATGTCACGCGAGCAAGTGCTTGCACGAATATCATCGCAATCAACGACAGCGGCCCAACTCCATCCGCTCACAAAGACTATTGTAAACGACGGAGTCGAGCCGGTTCTGCCTCAAATATTATCGTTGTTATAA
- a CDS encoding YbbR-like domain-containing protein: MSTTFKKQLSDFINRVHDSITSTRGREIVLFLVFLLISYIFWLLLTLNNEVQEDLEVPITLTNVPDSVTLISDVPPSLKVSVRDKGSSLVRYSWGEVPTMKINWDNYRHSSGKFLLGTADLNARLRDYFGANSQIVTITPDSMRINYTTSPGRRVAVKVNADVRPALGWTVFGPVTANVDSVWLYSVDDLPHSLNSVETVPIVRSGLKDTTKFDARIEPIPGIRIIPDRIILTVPVEPLIARKQYVSVIGKNVPNDYTLITFPSKVEVSYLVPMSEFNSEPYVLKAYVDYNEARHARNGKLKVTMSLMPELYRNASMTPDSVEYIIEPKRAQ; the protein is encoded by the coding sequence ATGTCGACAACATTCAAGAAGCAGCTATCTGACTTTATCAATCGCGTCCACGACTCAATAACATCGACACGAGGACGCGAAATAGTGTTGTTTCTTGTTTTTCTCCTTATCTCCTACATATTCTGGCTGCTCCTGACTCTCAACAATGAAGTCCAGGAGGATCTTGAAGTGCCTATAACACTCACCAACGTACCCGACAGCGTGACATTGATATCCGATGTGCCGCCGTCGCTGAAAGTGAGTGTACGCGATAAAGGCTCGTCGCTTGTGCGCTACAGCTGGGGAGAAGTGCCGACAATGAAAATCAACTGGGACAACTATCGCCACTCATCGGGAAAATTCCTGCTCGGAACAGCCGACCTTAACGCTCGACTGCGTGACTATTTCGGCGCCAACAGCCAGATTGTCACAATAACTCCCGACTCGATGAGAATCAACTACACCACAAGTCCCGGCCGGCGTGTGGCTGTGAAGGTAAACGCCGATGTACGCCCCGCCCTCGGCTGGACGGTATTCGGTCCTGTGACCGCCAATGTGGATTCGGTGTGGCTCTATTCGGTCGATGATCTCCCCCACTCGCTGAATTCGGTTGAAACCGTGCCCATTGTGCGAAGCGGATTGAAGGATACCACTAAGTTTGATGCCCGCATAGAACCGATTCCCGGTATACGCATAATTCCCGACCGAATCATACTCACCGTGCCCGTGGAGCCTCTCATTGCCCGAAAGCAATACGTATCGGTTATAGGCAAGAACGTACCCAACGACTACACGTTGATAACATTCCCTTCAAAAGTCGAGGTGTCCTATCTCGTTCCCATGAGCGAATTCAACAGCGAGCCCTATGTGCTTAAAGCCTATGTCGACTACAACGAGGCACGACATGCCCGCAACGGCAAACTTAAAGTCACAATGTCGCTCATGCCTGAGCTCTACCGAAATGCGAGCATGACCCCCGACAGTGTAGAGTACATAATCGAGCCCAAACGAGCTCAATAA
- the yajC gene encoding preprotein translocase subunit YajC: MLNNLIPLQEAGGSAGMMNLIMIVALIAIFYFFMIRPQQRKQKEIRKFREGLNVGDRVITAGGIYGKIRAVKENTITLEIADNVRISIDKGSVYPSAAQAQESANDSAK; the protein is encoded by the coding sequence ATGCTTAACAATCTCATACCCCTACAGGAAGCAGGTGGAAGCGCCGGAATGATGAACTTGATCATGATTGTAGCCCTGATCGCTATATTCTATTTCTTCATGATTCGTCCGCAACAGAGGAAGCAGAAGGAAATCAGGAAGTTCCGCGAAGGCTTGAATGTCGGCGACCGTGTAATCACCGCCGGAGGCATCTATGGCAAGATTCGAGCCGTGAAGGAAAACACCATCACCCTTGAAATCGCCGACAATGTACGCATTTCAATCGACAAGGGTTCGGTTTATCCGTCAGCTGCTCAGGCTCAGGAATCGGCCAATGACAGCGCAAAGTAA
- a CDS encoding transcription antitermination protein NusB — protein MINRILIRMKVVQMLYSYLLTRSDFKILPEPESHSRDKRFAYSLYCDLLLLLLDQSGYRISNYEGRPRIEPANKIGKNDWTHIAAALAANDDMKDIALHHRSFSEALLSHHQRLSAAIKESSAFKDYSRMKTKPEIQDEVQLWETIFTTILLRDNAIKELINSDPGFTHVGYEQALQMLDETLNDFSTVRSSLVEARRGLATSLDKAYELYHSLLQLMIDLTDLRALNLDEAKHKYLPSHDDLNPNMRFVENQFIQALRENDDMKEYLDKTPISWQDEDVTLRRILDKILESDIYKEYMAAPSTDFANDCELWYSLFKNIIVESDDLAESLESQSVYWNDDLTIMGSFVLKTIKQFAHSEDKPISLLPKFKDIEDERFGPKLFEDAIRNQAEYREMIDACLVESKWDPDRLAFMDIVILETAIAELINFESIPTLVTINEYTEIANYYSTPKSGQFITGLLYAIINNLKKDGIIVKE, from the coding sequence ATGATAAACAGAATCTTGATTAGAATGAAGGTCGTTCAGATGCTTTACTCCTATCTGTTGACCCGCAGTGATTTTAAGATACTTCCCGAACCGGAATCCCATTCACGTGACAAGCGGTTTGCCTACTCGCTTTATTGTGACTTGCTCCTGTTGCTGCTTGACCAGTCGGGCTATCGCATATCCAACTACGAAGGCCGCCCGCGAATCGAGCCTGCCAACAAAATCGGCAAAAACGACTGGACCCACATTGCCGCAGCGCTTGCCGCCAATGACGACATGAAAGATATTGCGCTGCATCACCGCTCATTTTCCGAGGCTCTTCTCTCCCACCATCAGCGCCTGTCGGCCGCCATCAAGGAATCGAGCGCATTCAAGGACTATTCGCGCATGAAGACCAAGCCTGAAATCCAGGACGAGGTACAGCTTTGGGAAACCATATTCACCACCATCCTGCTGCGTGACAACGCCATTAAAGAGCTCATAAACTCCGACCCCGGATTTACCCATGTGGGTTACGAGCAGGCTCTCCAGATGCTCGACGAAACGCTCAACGACTTTTCGACCGTGCGCAGCTCGCTTGTAGAAGCCCGAAGAGGTCTTGCCACATCGCTCGACAAAGCCTACGAGCTATATCACAGCCTGCTGCAGTTGATGATCGACCTTACCGACCTGCGCGCACTGAACCTTGATGAAGCAAAACATAAATACCTGCCGTCGCACGACGACCTGAATCCTAATATGCGATTTGTCGAGAATCAGTTCATTCAGGCACTGCGCGAAAATGACGACATGAAGGAGTATCTCGACAAGACACCCATTTCATGGCAGGACGAGGATGTGACACTGCGCCGCATTCTCGACAAGATTCTTGAGAGCGACATCTATAAAGAATACATGGCCGCTCCCTCAACCGACTTTGCCAACGACTGCGAGTTATGGTACTCTCTTTTCAAAAACATCATTGTGGAGAGCGACGACCTCGCCGAGTCGCTTGAGTCGCAATCGGTCTACTGGAACGATGACCTTACTATAATGGGCTCATTCGTGCTCAAGACCATCAAGCAATTCGCCCATAGCGAAGACAAGCCCATATCGCTTCTTCCCAAGTTCAAGGACATCGAGGATGAACGCTTCGGGCCTAAACTCTTTGAGGATGCAATACGCAACCAGGCTGAATATCGAGAAATGATCGACGCCTGCCTCGTGGAGAGCAAGTGGGACCCCGACCGCCTCGCATTCATGGATATCGTAATCCTTGAAACCGCCATAGCCGAACTGATAAACTTCGAGTCGATTCCTACACTCGTCACCATAAACGAGTACACCGAAATCGCCAATTACTACTCCACACCCAAGAGCGGTCAGTTTATCACAGGACTTCTCTATGCAATTATTAATAATTTAAAAAAGGACGGCATAATAGTGAAAGAATAA
- the thiL gene encoding thiamine-phosphate kinase codes for MEDKMTEIASLGEFGLIDRLTDGIELANQSSLKGVGDDAAVLEYHETEVLVTTDLLLEGVHFDLTYVPLKHLGYKSAVVNFSDVYAMNGTPRQITVSLGISKRFTVEHIEALYSGIRHACEIYGVDLVGGDTTSSRQGLVISVTCIGDAPKDKIVYRNGAKDTDLICVSGDLGAAYMGLQLLEREKIASVGQKDFIPKFEGKEYLIERQLKPEARKDIIAELDQAGIKPTAMMDISDGLSSELLHICKQSHTGCRIYEDRIPIDYQTAVMAEELGMNLVTAALNGGEDYELLFTVPLHDHEKVSKLPGVKVIGHITKESLGCAMITRDNTEIELKAQGWNPLAQK; via the coding sequence ATGGAAGACAAGATGACTGAAATAGCCTCTTTGGGCGAATTTGGATTAATCGACCGACTGACCGACGGCATCGAACTTGCCAATCAATCGTCGTTAAAAGGCGTGGGCGACGATGCTGCCGTGCTGGAATATCACGAAACCGAAGTACTCGTCACTACCGACCTCCTGCTCGAAGGCGTACACTTCGACCTAACCTACGTGCCGTTGAAGCACCTCGGCTACAAAAGCGCTGTGGTCAACTTCAGCGATGTCTACGCCATGAACGGCACCCCGAGGCAGATAACGGTTTCGCTCGGAATTTCAAAGCGTTTCACCGTCGAGCACATCGAAGCATTGTACTCGGGCATCCGTCATGCCTGTGAGATATACGGAGTCGACCTCGTGGGAGGCGATACCACATCGTCGCGTCAGGGTCTTGTAATATCGGTGACCTGCATAGGCGATGCCCCCAAGGACAAAATAGTGTATCGCAACGGCGCAAAGGACACCGACCTTATATGCGTGAGCGGCGACCTCGGCGCAGCCTATATGGGATTGCAACTTCTCGAACGCGAAAAAATCGCCTCGGTGGGTCAAAAGGACTTCATCCCGAAATTTGAAGGCAAGGAGTACCTCATCGAGCGTCAGCTTAAGCCCGAGGCACGAAAGGACATCATAGCCGAGCTTGACCAAGCAGGCATAAAGCCGACAGCGATGATGGATATATCCGACGGACTTTCAAGCGAGCTGCTCCACATTTGCAAGCAGAGCCACACCGGATGCCGCATCTATGAGGACCGCATTCCAATCGACTATCAGACAGCTGTCATGGCCGAAGAACTCGGCATGAATCTCGTCACAGCGGCGCTCAACGGCGGCGAGGACTACGAGCTCCTGTTCACCGTGCCTCTTCACGACCACGAAAAGGTGTCAAAGCTACCCGGAGTGAAGGTAATAGGCCATATAACCAAGGAGTCGCTCGGATGCGCGATGATAACACGCGACAACACCGAAATCGAACTGAAAGCCCAGGGTTGGAATCCGCTCGCTCAGAAATGA
- a CDS encoding purine-nucleoside phosphorylase encodes MLEKINQTADYIRSKVTDLPKTAIILGTGLGALVDHIEDKQYIPYTEIPNFPVSTVEGHSGNLIFGRLGNKRIMAMQGRFHFYEGYDMKQVTFPVRVMKALGVKTLFVSNAAGGMNPEFMIGDIMIITDHINLFPEHPLRGKNYNELGTRFPDMSEAYSKRLIKHAMEIAEEKGIRVMHGVYVGTQGPTFETPAEYKYFHIIGGDAVGMSTVPEVIVARHGGMEVFGVSVITDLGVEGIVEEVSHEEVQKAAAKAQPKMMEIMTELVNRFEE; translated from the coding sequence ATGTTAGAAAAAATTAACCAGACCGCCGACTACATCCGCTCAAAAGTAACCGATTTGCCTAAAACCGCAATAATTCTCGGCACCGGGCTTGGAGCACTTGTCGACCACATCGAGGACAAGCAATATATCCCCTACACTGAAATCCCCAACTTCCCCGTATCGACCGTCGAGGGCCATTCAGGCAACCTGATATTCGGCCGCCTCGGCAACAAACGAATCATGGCCATGCAGGGACGCTTCCATTTCTATGAAGGCTACGACATGAAGCAAGTCACATTCCCGGTGCGCGTGATGAAGGCTCTCGGCGTAAAGACACTCTTTGTAAGCAATGCCGCCGGAGGCATGAATCCCGAATTCATGATAGGCGACATCATGATAATAACCGACCACATCAACCTCTTCCCCGAGCATCCGTTGCGCGGAAAGAACTACAACGAACTCGGCACACGCTTCCCCGACATGAGCGAAGCCTATTCAAAGCGATTGATAAAGCACGCTATGGAAATTGCCGAGGAGAAGGGCATCCGTGTCATGCACGGTGTGTATGTGGGTACGCAAGGACCTACATTTGAAACTCCGGCCGAATACAAGTATTTCCACATCATCGGTGGCGATGCTGTGGGAATGTCGACCGTGCCCGAGGTAATCGTAGCCCGTCACGGAGGCATGGAAGTATTCGGTGTATCGGTAATCACCGACCTCGGTGTCGAAGGCATCGTTGAGGAGGTTTCGCACGAAGAGGTACAGAAGGCTGCCGCCAAGGCTCAGCCCAAGATGATGGAGATCATGACTGAACTGGTCAACCGATTTGAAGAGTGA
- the lpxK gene encoding tetraacyldisaccharide 4'-kinase, producing the protein MGRNKLIEKAMLLPMSKLYGMGVAVRNRMFEWHLLKQHKFDIPVVVVGNLSVGGTGKTPHTEYVINALRGVYRIGVLSRGYKRNTRGFIMANKHSTPSDIGDEPYQMYQKYGRHVRVAVCEDRCKGIEEMMRIDPTIDLILLDDAFQHRYVRPSLSIVLMEWNRPIYNDDLLPLGRLREPQSALNRADVIVVTKCPSEIRPMDIRLIYEHLNLFAYQKLYFSHYVYGNPVSLYPDETTYVLNLSWLTKDDSVLVIAGIANPKPFVRYIKRHQASVTVKQFADHHNFTRKNFEEIKKLYDKMPGRNKYIITTEKDAVRIANNPYFPHELKACTFYIPIKVEFLPYAMPSGTPSFDKEIRSIIKSPRE; encoded by the coding sequence ATGGGTCGCAACAAACTCATAGAAAAAGCAATGCTACTCCCCATGTCGAAGTTATACGGCATGGGGGTTGCAGTGCGCAACCGCATGTTTGAGTGGCACCTGTTGAAGCAGCACAAATTCGACATCCCGGTAGTGGTTGTCGGAAATCTCTCGGTGGGAGGAACCGGAAAGACCCCCCACACCGAATATGTAATCAACGCTCTCCGTGGCGTCTACCGCATCGGGGTGCTAAGCCGAGGATACAAACGCAATACACGCGGATTCATCATGGCCAACAAGCACTCCACCCCGTCGGATATCGGCGACGAGCCCTACCAGATGTATCAGAAATATGGCCGTCATGTGCGCGTTGCCGTGTGTGAGGACCGCTGCAAGGGAATCGAGGAGATGATGCGCATCGACCCCACTATCGACCTCATCCTGCTTGACGACGCATTCCAGCATCGTTATGTCAGGCCGTCGTTGTCGATTGTGCTCATGGAGTGGAACCGCCCGATATATAACGACGATCTTCTGCCGCTCGGGCGTCTGCGCGAACCGCAGAGTGCGCTCAACCGAGCCGATGTGATAGTTGTGACGAAATGCCCCTCGGAGATACGACCGATGGACATACGCCTCATCTATGAGCATCTCAACCTTTTTGCCTACCAGAAACTCTATTTTTCACATTACGTTTACGGAAATCCCGTAAGCCTCTATCCCGACGAAACGACCTACGTGCTAAACCTGTCATGGCTCACGAAGGACGATTCGGTACTCGTCATCGCAGGCATAGCCAATCCCAAACCGTTTGTCCGCTACATAAAGCGCCATCAGGCATCAGTGACGGTGAAGCAATTTGCCGATCACCACAACTTCACCCGCAAGAACTTTGAAGAGATAAAGAAGTTGTATGACAAAATGCCTGGTCGCAACAAATACATAATCACGACCGAAAAGGATGCCGTGCGCATAGCCAACAACCCCTACTTCCCGCATGAGCTGAAGGCATGCACATTCTACATCCCCATAAAAGTGGAATTTCTGCCCTACGCCATGCCGTCGGGCACACCGTCATTTGACAAAGAGATACGCTCCATAATAAAATCACCGCGCGAATAG